From the genome of Solidesulfovibrio carbinolicus, one region includes:
- a CDS encoding radical SAM protein produces the protein MPDASALSGPTGFVIIAPDLRCNNNCLYCYDKDKPQAIEDLPSLDEIVTRTLAVAVDSGLGRVGISGGEPTLRPDLPELASRLRQGGLGVSVLTNGRALRDRSWLEALVAAGVDHFHVPVHADHAGLHDAVTRVSGSFRETQEGLANILALREHVHLDLTLVHVIHAHNCNGLESMARFLLPYRPVYVLFSYCVIQAGSYEKYLDLMTPYAAVLPGLLAACDFLLQNGQAVYADNIPPCLLRGREHLCLDFQKANTLNIVGLKDFNLSESVEDAAMFQPLNAHERSYAQVCTQCAIKAFCGGLYQSYLAVTDSPEVIPYTAAEISQRLAARKCTS, from the coding sequence ATGCCTGACGCATCCGCGCTTTCCGGCCCGACGGGTTTCGTCATCATCGCTCCAGACCTACGCTGCAACAACAACTGCCTCTATTGCTACGACAAGGACAAGCCGCAAGCGATCGAGGATCTCCCCTCCCTGGACGAAATCGTGACGCGCACTTTGGCCGTGGCCGTCGATTCTGGCTTAGGTCGGGTCGGCATCAGCGGCGGAGAGCCGACATTGCGGCCCGATCTGCCGGAGCTTGCAAGTCGGCTGCGTCAGGGCGGTCTGGGCGTCAGTGTGCTGACCAACGGCCGCGCCCTTCGGGATAGGAGCTGGCTCGAAGCCTTGGTCGCCGCAGGAGTGGATCACTTCCATGTTCCGGTCCATGCGGACCATGCCGGCTTGCATGACGCGGTCACTCGTGTGTCCGGCAGTTTTCGGGAAACGCAAGAAGGCCTCGCCAACATTCTTGCCCTGCGGGAGCACGTCCACCTCGACCTGACCCTCGTTCACGTCATTCATGCCCATAACTGCAACGGCCTGGAGTCCATGGCCCGTTTTCTTTTGCCCTATAGGCCAGTCTACGTCCTGTTCTCGTACTGCGTCATCCAGGCCGGTTCCTATGAGAAATACCTGGATCTCATGACGCCCTATGCCGCCGTCCTGCCTGGCTTGCTGGCTGCCTGCGATTTCTTGCTGCAAAACGGCCAAGCTGTCTACGCGGACAACATTCCGCCTTGCCTGCTGCGGGGACGGGAGCACCTGTGTCTGGATTTTCAGAAAGCCAATACGCTCAACATTGTTGGGCTCAAGGATTTCAATCTGTCAGAATCAGTCGAAGATGCCGCCATGTTTCAACCGCTTAACGCCCACGAACGTTCATACGCACAGGTTTGCACGCAGTGCGCCATAAAGGCCTTTTGCGGCGGCCTGTACCAATCGTATCTGGCGGTCACGGATTCGCCGGAGGTGATCCCCTACACGGCAGCGGAGATCTCCCAGCGGCTGGCCGCCAGGAAATGTACCTCGTGA
- a CDS encoding radical SAM protein, which translates to MDQVLLSMGSRKGFIVISPTLLCNNNCIFCYENYRDNAFRAVPSVDELFDRTIGLARSTGLSSVAISGGEPTLYPHLTSYVRALTEAGISVCLLTNGRTMADENRLRELVEAGVGHFHIPLHADQEDRHDATTRSQGSFRQALAGIQNIMALRRESIFKFSIVQVVHTGNVKRLAAFIDFAARFMPDYILFSSCIVENESPESQQELLVPFQETVDALKAALPAIVAADMPVYLENVPPCAMRGLETMCLDFHKYNRLRVHGLKAAGDRGLPSFEGLEQSIKSRQRARPVPCGRCVLEPFCGGVYRSHLAAFGRDDLRPFSMDEMRAMIQTATTPAQQDTAHA; encoded by the coding sequence ATGGACCAAGTTCTCCTCTCGATGGGCTCACGGAAAGGTTTTATCGTCATCAGTCCAACGCTTTTATGCAACAATAATTGCATTTTTTGCTACGAGAATTATCGGGACAATGCCTTTCGCGCTGTGCCAAGCGTAGACGAACTGTTCGACAGGACCATTGGCTTAGCGCGCAGTACTGGTCTCTCCAGTGTAGCGATAAGCGGTGGAGAACCAACTCTTTACCCGCATCTGACGTCTTACGTCCGGGCATTGACCGAGGCCGGAATTTCCGTATGTCTGCTGACAAACGGCCGAACTATGGCCGACGAGAATCGGTTGCGCGAATTGGTCGAGGCCGGCGTCGGTCATTTCCACATTCCCCTGCATGCGGACCAGGAGGACCGCCATGACGCCACCACGCGAAGCCAGGGCAGCTTCCGGCAGGCACTGGCTGGAATACAGAATATCATGGCGCTGCGGCGGGAAAGCATTTTCAAATTCTCCATTGTCCAGGTCGTGCACACGGGAAACGTAAAGCGCTTGGCGGCGTTCATTGATTTTGCCGCGCGTTTCATGCCGGACTACATTCTTTTTTCGTCCTGTATTGTGGAAAATGAATCTCCCGAGTCTCAGCAGGAACTGCTCGTGCCGTTCCAGGAGACAGTTGATGCCCTAAAAGCAGCCCTGCCGGCCATCGTTGCGGCGGATATGCCCGTTTACCTGGAGAATGTTCCTCCCTGCGCCATGCGCGGCCTGGAAACGATGTGTTTAGACTTCCACAAGTACAACCGGCTACGTGTTCACGGTCTAAAAGCTGCCGGCGACAGGGGGCTCCCGTCCTTCGAGGGGCTCGAACAATCCATCAAAAGCAGACAACGCGCCCGGCCGGTTCCCTGCGGACGTTGTGTCCTGGAACCTTTTTGCGGCGGCGTCTACCGTTCGCACCTCGCAGCTTTTGGCCGTGACGATCTGCGGCCCTTTTCCATGGATGAAATGCGCGCCATGATCCAAACGGCGACGACGCCGGCGCAACAGGACACAGCCCATGCCTGA